Proteins found in one Syngnathus acus chromosome 9, fSynAcu1.2, whole genome shotgun sequence genomic segment:
- the neflb gene encoding neurofilament, light polypeptide b encodes MTSTGFDFYFPSTYKRRTVVRSAGYGSSGGLESRAAYPSHSAPTQYASSYRGFPTHTRGTSSSFLLSAPGYTAASELRLDQAAQVTSEFKRLRTQEKAELQDLNDRFASFIDRVHELEQQNKLLETERLLLRQRQTEPSNLRAQYEHEIRQLNAAVDEAQYERQAAQHHRDEIEGVLKNLQKRYEDEVLGREGAEGRLMDARKEADEAAMERSELEKRVEILLDELAFLKRLCESEIAELQAQIQYSAEVSVEMNVVKPDLSVALRDIRAQYETMAQRNRQSAEEWFCNKMNVMSVGTARNTENVRNVKDEAGEYRRQLKTRMLEIDACREINQALENQLQEVEEKQSAEISALQDAINHLEEELRGNKNEMARYLKDYQDLLNVKMALDIEIAAYRKLLEGEENRLDRCGQMSPVVHSQAVFAGPLHGRSMQRVSMQSQLHSYPPYLLTSRLYGSTISAEETISASMAQQSERSPPQEEVEEEEEEEEEEQEEEEEKEEVDDKDKGEKDDEGEDEADGEDAEAEDPVKEDEEEGADESDHKEEGEDHDDEKKGRQKEVETEVDGKNGKP; translated from the exons ATGACTTCTACCggctttgacttttattttccttctaCTTACAAGAGGCGAACCGTTGTGCGTAGTGCAGGATATGGATCAAGTGGAGGTCTCGAATCAAGGGCTGCATATCCGAGCCACTCTGCCCCAACACAGTATGCATCGTCATACAGAGGTTTTCCGACCCACACTCGAGGTACCTCCAGCTCTTTCCTGCTTTCCGCTCCAGGGTATACAGCAGCCTCCGAGCTACGCCTTGACCAAGCAGCACAGGTCACCTCTGAATTCAAACGATTAAGGACGCAGGAGAAGGCTGAGCTACAAGACCTAAACGATCGCTTTGCAAGCTTCATAGATAGGGTTCATGAACTGGAGCAACAAAACAAGTTGCTGGAGACTGAACGACTGTTGCTCAGACAGCGCCAAACAGAGCCATCGAACCTCCGGGCTCAATACGAGCACGAGATCCGCCAGCTAAACGCTGCAGTGGATGAGGCCCAATATGAGAGACAAGCTGCCCAGCACCACAGGGATGAGATAGAGGGCGTGCTGAAGAACCTGCAAAAACGCTATGAGGATGAAGTTCTTGGAAGGGAGGGGGCAGAAGGCAGGCTTATGGATGCCAGAAAGGAGGCAGATGAGGCAGCAATGGAGAGAAGTGAGCTTGAAAAAAGAGTGGAAATTCTGCTGGATGAGTTGGCCTTCCTGAAGCGTCTTTGCGAGAGTGAAATAGCAGAACTCCAGGCCCAAATCCAATACAGCGCAGAAGTGTCTGTAGAGATGAATGTAGTTAaacctgacctctcggttgcTTTACGGGACATTCGAGCCCAGTATGAGACCATGGCGCAACGCAATCGCCAGTCAGCTGAGGAGTGGTTCTGCAATAAGATGAACGTTATGTCGGTGGGCACCGCTCGCAATACAGAGAATGTACGTAATGTCAAAGATGAGGCTGGTGAATACCGCAGGCAGCTAAAAACTAGGATGTTGGAGATTGATGCCTGTAGAGAGATAAACCAAGCATTGGAAAACCAATTGCAGGAAGTGGAGGAGAAACAGAGTGCTGAGATTTCTGCACTGCAG GATGCCATAAATCATCTGGAGGAAGAATTGAGGGGAAACAAGAACGAAATGGCTCGCTACCTGAAAGATTATCAAGATCTCTTGAATGTGAAGATGGCTTTGGATATTGAAATTGCAGCCTACAG AAAGCTGcttgaaggagaagaaaaccGCTTAGACCGCTGTGGCCAGATGTCTCCTGTTGTTCACTCGCAAGCTGTATTCGCTGGACCTCTTCATGGAAGATCCATGCAAAGAGTCTCCATGCAATCTCAGCTGCATTCATATCCTCCGTACCTATTGACCTCTCGCTTGTACGGATCAACAATCTCCGCTGAGGAGACAATATCAGCAAGTATGGCACAGCAATCGGAGAGAAGCCCTCCTCAGgaagaggtggaggaggaggaagaagaagaggaggaggagcaggaggaagaggaggagaaggaggaagtAGATGACAAGGACAAAGGAGAGAAAGATGACGAGGGTGAGGATGAAGCTGATGGAGAGG ATGCGGAGGCAGAAGATCCAGtaaaggaggatgaggaggaaggagcGGATGAATCTGATCACAAAGAAGAAGGGGAGGACCatgatgatgaaaagaaaGGAAGACAAAAGGAAGTGGAAACAGAGGTTGatggaaaaaatggaaaaccTTAG